From a single Desulfomonilia bacterium genomic region:
- a CDS encoding acyl-CoA dehydratase activase, giving the protein MAKKYFGGCDVGSTTGKVVILDEDGSIAATIIIPSEIDPELTSKLALEKACAQVPGLGAYTELAYLVGTGYGRNEVVFADENVSEISCHAMGAFFCDPEIKTIVDIGGQDVKTIALDGDGSVLEFAMNDKCAAGTGRFFEAMSRIFRMDLDEFSRLSLNAVKSIPVTAQCSVFAESEVISLLARRNPPEDIAAGIQTSVAKRCFTLLKRIGMNPRITVTGGCAKNQGLIKALTKIIDMDVTRLSVDPQIIGALGAAVFARRKGMS; this is encoded by the coding sequence ATGGCGAAGAAGTACTTCGGCGGCTGTGATGTGGGTTCGACAACTGGCAAGGTCGTTATCCTTGATGAAGACGGCTCGATCGCCGCGACTATTATCATACCCAGCGAGATCGACCCTGAACTTACATCAAAGCTGGCGCTTGAAAAAGCCTGCGCACAGGTTCCGGGCCTTGGCGCATACACTGAACTGGCCTATCTGGTGGGCACCGGCTACGGCAGGAACGAGGTCGTATTCGCCGATGAGAATGTCTCGGAGATCAGCTGCCATGCCATGGGCGCTTTTTTCTGCGACCCGGAGATCAAGACCATCGTGGACATAGGCGGGCAGGATGTCAAAACCATAGCACTGGATGGCGACGGCTCGGTGCTGGAATTCGCCATGAACGACAAATGCGCTGCAGGAACGGGACGCTTCTTCGAGGCGATGAGCCGGATATTCCGCATGGACCTCGACGAGTTCTCCCGGCTCTCCCTGAACGCGGTAAAATCAATACCCGTAACGGCTCAGTGCAGCGTCTTTGCCGAAAGCGAGGTGATCAGCCTTTTAGCCAGGCGCAATCCGCCTGAAGATATAGCTGCAGGCATACAGACTTCCGTGGCAAAACGCTGTTTCACCCTCCTCAAGAGAATCGGGATGAACCCCAGGATAACCGTAACCGGAGGCTGCGCCAAAAACCAGGGCCTCATAAAAGCTCTCACAAAAATAATTGATATGGATGTGACCCGGCTCTCCGTTGACCCGCAGATCATCGGCGCCCTCGGTGCGGCGGTCTTTGCAAGAAGAAAGGGGATGTCCTGA
- a CDS encoding AAA family ATPase produces MAETGIIALCGKGGVGKTSVSAIMVKLLAKKHHAKILAIDADPAVGLATALGVSVMRTVNDIRNDLISNLKNGGKDRETIRNLDYEVFGALKEQDGYALLAIGRPEDEGCFCRVNSLLKDIIRDLAGNFDIVLIDGEAGIEQINRRVMKTVDHLVLVSDTSAKGINVANTVASVAKDRNAVDFSDIGLILNRVRSETEVMDIGTRTSLSILGAIGEDEFIRDYDFRGIPLAGIPDTSPSVTAVNGILEKMHII; encoded by the coding sequence GTGGCTGAAACCGGAATAATAGCGCTTTGCGGCAAGGGCGGCGTGGGCAAGACTTCGGTATCGGCCATTATGGTGAAGCTTCTGGCGAAAAAGCATCACGCAAAGATACTCGCAATCGACGCCGACCCGGCAGTGGGTCTGGCCACAGCACTTGGCGTAAGTGTAATGAGGACGGTGAATGATATCCGCAATGATCTCATCTCGAACCTTAAAAACGGCGGTAAGGACCGCGAGACTATAAGAAATCTCGATTACGAGGTGTTCGGTGCCCTCAAGGAGCAGGACGGTTACGCCCTGCTTGCCATAGGAAGACCCGAGGATGAAGGGTGTTTCTGCCGCGTGAATTCCCTTCTGAAAGACATCATCCGTGACCTTGCAGGAAATTTCGATATTGTCCTCATCGACGGCGAGGCCGGGATAGAACAGATCAACCGCCGGGTAATGAAGACTGTCGATCATCTGGTACTTGTTTCTGATACTTCGGCAAAAGGCATCAATGTGGCCAATACCGTTGCTTCGGTTGCCAAAGACAGAAACGCGGTTGATTTCAGCGATATCGGCCTCATCCTAAACAGGGTGAGAAGCGAAACGGAAGTCATGGATATCGGCACCAGGACCAGCCTCAGCATACTGGGCGCAATCGGTGAAGACGAGTTTATCAGGGATTACGATTTCAGAGGCATCCCCCTTGCCGGCATACCTGATACCTCGCCCTCGGTGACTGCGGTTAACGGCATCCTTGAAAAAATGCACATTATTTGA
- a CDS encoding 4Fe-4S binding protein — MGHLAGKDIFNKVGNKIDSLHVRCTNNDNLREIARALFTEEEAGVFVKLPYVFSTLERIHKITGLPEKHLEHMLNGLSGKGLVVDIWANGRYHYMPSPMIIGIFEFTMMRTGKDSRPDEWGPLFYRYLENPDSIYNVNLGDGQFMSPARVLPNDESTLPDEYTRILDYESAASITERASLCAVGLCSCRHEKLHAGVKTCDLPLDTCASFGWAADYLIRHNMARKVSASEMKETLALSGKKGLVLCADNVRWNVTFICQCCSCCCNLLRGITKHGYPNTVVTSSFIANVMSDNCNGCSKCEKACPVNAITMLEDGSSSVPKTKKASVNEDFCLGCGVCTLLCKTKCLTLKKRTSRFIHPETTFERVILQCLERGTLQNQIFDNPESLTQTFMRGLIKGFLKLVPARQIEMSETLRSAFLASARLIVRIQGKGWITEI, encoded by the coding sequence ATGGGACATCTCGCAGGCAAGGACATATTCAACAAAGTCGGCAATAAAATCGACAGCCTTCATGTTCGTTGTACGAATAATGATAACCTCAGAGAAATTGCAAGGGCCCTTTTTACCGAAGAAGAGGCCGGGGTTTTTGTAAAGCTGCCTTATGTATTTTCCACTCTTGAAAGGATTCACAAGATCACAGGGCTTCCGGAAAAGCATCTTGAACACATGCTGAATGGTCTCAGCGGCAAAGGGCTTGTCGTAGATATATGGGCCAATGGCCGCTATCATTACATGCCCTCCCCCATGATAATAGGCATCTTCGAGTTCACCATGATGCGCACCGGCAAAGACAGCAGGCCAGATGAATGGGGGCCTCTCTTTTACAGGTACCTTGAAAACCCGGACAGCATTTATAATGTCAATCTGGGTGACGGCCAGTTCATGTCTCCCGCACGGGTACTGCCCAATGACGAATCCACCCTGCCCGATGAATACACCCGCATCCTCGATTATGAATCGGCTGCAAGCATAACTGAAAGGGCCTCACTTTGCGCAGTAGGATTGTGCTCGTGCCGGCATGAAAAGCTTCATGCCGGAGTCAAAACATGTGACCTGCCGCTCGATACCTGCGCCAGCTTCGGTTGGGCCGCCGATTACCTCATCCGGCACAATATGGCCAGAAAGGTCTCCGCATCCGAAATGAAGGAGACACTGGCGCTGTCCGGAAAGAAGGGTCTCGTGCTCTGCGCGGACAATGTCAGGTGGAATGTGACCTTTATCTGTCAGTGCTGCTCATGCTGCTGCAACCTGCTGAGAGGCATTACGAAACACGGTTATCCCAATACCGTTGTCACCTCAAGCTTCATCGCAAATGTAATGAGCGACAACTGCAACGGTTGCTCGAAATGCGAAAAGGCATGCCCGGTGAACGCGATAACAATGCTTGAAGACGGGTCATCTTCTGTTCCAAAAACAAAAAAGGCCTCTGTCAATGAGGATTTTTGCCTGGGATGCGGCGTATGCACACTTCTTTGCAAAACAAAATGCCTGACGCTTAAAAAGCGAACAAGCCGTTTCATTCATCCAGAGACGACATTTGAAAGAGTTATCCTACAGTGCCTTGAACGCGGAACGCTGCAGAACCAGATATTCGATAACCCTGAAAGCCTGACGCAAACCTTCATGCGCGGGCTCATAAAAGGTTTTCTGAAGCTCGTTCCGGCCAGACAGATCGAGATGAGCGAAACTCTGAGATCGGCCTTCCTTGCATCTGCAAGGCTCATCGTAAGAATTCAGGGCAAGGGATGGATAACAGAGATTTAA
- a CDS encoding 2-hydroxyacyl-CoA dehydratase family protein: MAEKTSILKEFDKLLETPLNHLVEQAASNGRIPIGYSCSFVPEALLMADRLFPVRLQAPGIAGTEIADNYLSSLTCSYTRSLLEFAIDGRYDLIKGWVFVPSCAHMQRLYDNLDYLTKPAFNHILDVPRKVNEAAIAWQADELRILSRRLASHFDIDMSDAALMKAIAEWNEFSAEIESIGELRKNPEPPLTGAEFHRIVMASLASPRDLIMPYIRELRTEIEKRTERKKYRARLMLAGSHLHDPEFIRIIESQGGLVVADRICTGSIPGLMPVISDGDPVRALAEHTFRKTLCPRMMENFDLRLKNIVETVKEYRVDGVVIEIIKFCDLWGVDSMPLVRSLRAQGIPVLKLEREYRQGGEGQLRTRVQAFIESMGK, encoded by the coding sequence ATGGCAGAAAAGACCTCAATACTGAAAGAATTCGATAAGCTCCTTGAGACCCCTTTGAACCATCTGGTCGAACAGGCTGCTTCGAACGGCCGCATTCCTATTGGATATTCCTGCTCCTTTGTGCCCGAAGCACTTCTGATGGCGGACAGGCTTTTCCCGGTGAGGCTTCAGGCCCCGGGCATTGCGGGCACCGAGATTGCTGACAATTATCTTTCAAGCCTGACATGCTCTTACACACGAAGCCTTCTCGAATTCGCGATTGACGGCCGCTATGACCTTATAAAGGGATGGGTTTTTGTGCCTTCATGCGCACACATGCAGCGTCTTTACGACAACCTGGATTATCTCACAAAACCCGCATTCAATCACATCCTCGATGTCCCGCGCAAGGTGAACGAAGCGGCGATTGCATGGCAGGCCGATGAACTGAGGATACTCTCCCGGCGGCTTGCATCACATTTCGATATCGACATGAGCGACGCCGCGCTTATGAAGGCAATCGCTGAGTGGAACGAATTTTCAGCAGAAATCGAATCGATTGGTGAACTCAGGAAAAACCCTGAACCTCCCCTGACCGGAGCGGAGTTCCACCGCATCGTAATGGCGTCTCTTGCATCACCCAGGGATTTGATAATGCCTTACATAAGAGAACTGCGCACCGAAATCGAAAAACGGACCGAGCGGAAAAAATACCGGGCCAGACTGATGCTGGCAGGCTCTCACCTGCATGATCCTGAATTCATAAGGATCATCGAATCGCAGGGAGGCCTCGTCGTTGCCGACAGGATATGCACAGGCTCAATCCCCGGGCTCATGCCTGTCATATCCGATGGTGATCCCGTAAGGGCTCTTGCCGAACACACTTTCAGAAAAACCCTTTGTCCCCGGATGATGGAGAATTTCGACCTCAGGCTTAAGAATATTGTCGAAACCGTTAAAGAATACAGGGTGGACGGTGTAGTAATCGAGATAATCAAGTTCTGCGACCTCTGGGGGGTTGATTCCATGCCTCTTGTAAGGTCACTGCGTGCACAGGGTATTCCCGTGCTCAAACTCGAGCGCGAATACCGTCAGGGAGGAGAAGGACAACTGCGCACCAGGGTGCAGGCCTTCATCGAAAGCATGGGAAAATGA